The genomic segment ttTAGCCGAGTTCCACCAGCAAAGAATGTTGGCAGGACACCTAGCATGCTAGCTAACTGACAGATAGACACAGCAAGGTTTGCAGACCATGGCAAGACTTTGTGGCCTACAGAGCTCGTCCAGTGTGCACAACCGTGCCCATGAGTGCGTTTCTGTGGCACAAACTaaactgtcagaaaaaaattATGAATAATTTTAGGAATTAGTTAAAATACTTACAAAGCAGCCTTGCAAACAACCTGCTATGCGACATCTTCGGTCATTCACCAATGACACTGGAGGCTGTGGACCTGATACAAAGCTGTTAGCTGACTACAAATATCCCGGTGAAGTCCGGATCTTCAAAACAAGTCACAAACATGTTAACGTTTCTAAATAAGCTCCGAAAATGCTGAATTTATCGATATTGACTGTTATTCGATTTTTTAGCCATAAGCTGTAAATGTAGTACACAAGACATTCAATGACATTCAAATTATTTCAGGCAAAATATAAAGCCTGACTTGTAATCACAATggattctgggtaatgaagttctCTACACAATAAGTGAAACTTAAGGTTGCCAACACTAGAGGGCGCATCAACCACATGGATAGAAGTTAAAAGGGCATACATTAAATTCAGTAGTCTATTTGCATATGCTATCCCGATTCCCTCGCTCAAATTAAAGTTTCACTGAAATGGATATTTTGTCAATTGACAATTTCAGATTTTCTCAGTTTGTTTGTATCTTGAAATCTGTTGTATCCACAATAATTATCAGGGTTGAATGAATAATGATTTGGTCATATTTATTGCTGAGAATATCATTTGCTCTTGTTTGTTTAAAGATGCAACGTGAGGATTTAGTCTACACATTAATCTGCCCTGTTTAATTAGTAGTGATGATTATGCGAAAAATTGCCACCACACCTCTACATTTCTTAACTCATACCAATGTATAGGCTAGCTCTATGGATAATTAATTGGAAAATATGTAAGAGGTGACCATAACTACAATGATTTCATGGGAATAAGTCTACAATATAAAGCTTATTTGGATATAACTTTAGATAAACCTTCTATGAATCCATTAAAATTAGTCTCATATACAGTGTCAATGAAGTAGTACTGTATAATACTAGCCTATAGGTCACAGATCGGCTCTGTGGTACCATTTGGGGagcaaattaattaattaaacaaTTAATGTTTACAACATTAATTGAACTGTCATTGTCCCTCTCCATTGAACACGGTAGACATGCGACGATGTGCACTCATAAAGTTTCACTGGCTATTGCTGTGATTGTGAACAAGAGTGTCTCTAGTCTGTCAGGTCAATTGAGAAGTGGTGTGTTTAAGCCCCAATGCAAGTTTTATGTATAATCACATTTATTCTTTAAGAGTTTGGCTAGcgaatggaaaataaactttttcctaactcaaaatacaggtcgGTTATAGGCTACTTCAATGTTGACAAAtattaatgaaaacaaaagtttTACACCCTTAAACAGCATGCAAAAAATATGTTTACCTGTCACATGGTCTGCCCATATAAACATCTcagacaatattttttttttaaggcatgtctagttttagtatcccatggTGCACAGTGAAGAGGAACAGGAAATTGAGAGAGGTGACCCTAACCCATGACATTGTGACAACTGGTAAAGCATCTCATTTACGATTCAATATCATAGCTCTCTCCAGAGTACAATATGTATTGCATGCGTAGGTCGGAGCTTGTTTTACCATTTTAGAAAAGTGCCCGCGGTAGTATTTGAAAACTGTGCCAATAAGCCCAAACAAGATAACCCACAATAATGCTGCCTTCAATAGTATCCAAACTTTCGTAATTATGAGTTGTACGCACACGAACAACCCAAGAGATAAGTACTACGACTAGAAAAGTGGGAAGCCTAATACCTGAGTTGCCGAGACTTGACTTTAGGGAGCGGAGAGCACAGAAGCCCTATCAACACTTGATGTGAAGTGATGTATAGGTCAACTTTTAACTATTAAATTGATCAAAACGTCAAATAGCGTACACGCGTGCATATTTGTCccctttaaataaataaaaaaaacagtcaccAACGCTACTTTTATCATAGTGTCCATTTTgttagtttttattttgttattcttATTTACAACTTTCGAACTCACAAGTATGAGCTCACGAGGAGCGCGTGAAAGCAGCAGAAGCCCAACTTCCACAAGTTTCCTAGCTGAATTCaagttgtccaatcagatgaCACCAACTCCTCTACCATCGATTGGTTAAATACTACAGCGTCACGAGCCGCAGTTGCGTCTATTCACCAAAACGTCTACGCTTCTTGCTCGGTTTCTTTCCCTGTTTCACAGAGCGAGCTTACGGACCGGTGATGAGCTGCGCCGTAAAAATGAACGCAATGACGTGAACGAACCTCAGGAACTAACTAACTCAAATAAAAAACCTGCCCATAGATCCATTCAAGATGGTGTTAGAAACTATTTCAAGGATAATAAAAGTCCAGCTTCCAGCCTACCTCAAGAAGCTTCCCCTCCCGGAGACCATCGGTGGATTTGCAAGGTTAACAGGTAATGAACTGCTACTATGTTGCTCTGGTGACAGGCAGTGTCCCGTGCATTCACTGCTCAGCTCATCGTCCACGCATTCACCGCACAACACTTCACCTCAGCCGAcaatctgttgttgtttttttctcagtagGCTATGTCAGCGTCCTACAAAGTCTTTGTTATGCTGCCAAGTTAAAAGTGAACAAAACACTTGCACGCAGATTACTGtatagtgtgtttgtggttgtttCACGTTGTAGTAACTTAAGTTGCAGTTTGCACCATGACCAATTCGTGACCTTAAAATGTTATGAACATGGTAGAAAGGGGAACACTGTAGTGACTAAGTATGCTTGTTTTTTGTCCTGAACTATACATTTGAAAGTCCTCACATGTAATTTACCAGCAATGGAAACCTGTGCGTCATTGGGTTTGGTGGGGTTAAACTTCTGCATAAACCAGTCGGTTAGTCAGCAGTATTTTGTGTTCTGCATCTCATACAAGCTTCCTTCTGTTCTGTAAGTTAATATCCAGTGAATCTAAAACATTTGGAAATGTGATACTAAATTCGCCTTTAGGCACAATATGTACTGTAGCCAGCCCAGTGTGTGTTATATCATTACATCAGTTGATGCACAGGCATGGCAATTAGAGGTATGTAAAGAACATAGACAATGGGAAGTAAGTTGAACATGGCCTTAAAAGAATTTAGACTGCCTCTACATTAACCTCTCTTGGACTACACCATGCACTGTTTAGGCTTTTATTGCATATAACACCTGTTGAATTGAGGATGCAAAAGCTGATTTATTAACTTAGATCTATATAATTCTTTAACAAGGAGAGACCACATCACTGAagcaaaatatgtaaatatggcTTACAGTTGTGTAACTAAATAAAGGATAATGTGAGCTAATTACACCAGAGAGTGAAGAAACCCTTGAGAGCTGAGGAACCACTTCAACTTGACCTTTAGGCGAACACACATCTGTGGAAAGTGTCAGATTTAGCCTAAAAATAGCCCAAAAACTCAAATGCTGAGCTAGGCCTGCATTGCCGAAATGCTCCTGTGACAAATGACATGGTGGACCCATTTATGATGAACGCTGCCTCCCAGTGATGATCCAGACCGAAGAGAGAGCTTAAAACGTAAGAGACAGGGCGTGCGAGATTGCTAGGAATGTCTCACTGTTATGGACTTTGAAGTTAGAAGTTGCCTGGAGTGAAAACTTATTCCTAAAATTGCCTtgtcatttcagtgttttctatcaTAAATGAGAGTGAAATGAAATGCCCAGCAGCAGTTTTAAAGAGTCACTGTAGCTCGGAAGATGAAAGCTTCATTAAGTTCTCCTTTTGTCTAAATGTGATGGTATGTTACCTTTTTGAAGTGAATATAAATCCTTAATGAGATTAGCAGTGCCCCATTAGGCATCAAAATCCTTTTAATGGAAGTATTTTAATTGCCATAAGAGTATTATCAAAGGTTCCGAGAGCCGGTCTAACTCATAGCTAATGGTAACATTATATAACCATGGATAAtcctctgtatgtctctctcttgtctccacCAGTAATGTAGGATGGGTTTCCCCTAAGCACTTTTCTGGGCACAGTGTGGAATTTCCCCTGGTTACTGTTAGTGTAAGATAGGACTTGAACTCAGTGATCCACCAGCAGCACTGAGCTGATTTCATAATAATAGGTGCACAGATCAGCTGCGATGCTGACTCAGCAGATTGGTAATTTGGTTACCCTGCCGTCACCTCGCTGAGTTTGAGAGGGAAGCAgaaccagggatgtagtggaggttAAAAGCACCTAAACTCTGGTTTTTACCTGTTTATttacagaatagagtttacccatcGTTCTAGGCAGACATACAGCAAATCTTTAGGATGCAAACAATATAGTAAtcagtatcaaactgatgtaagatATACAGTACGAGGATGGGGCCTTTTTCACACCAAAAATAACACttctctgaaaatataatttgatttttgttcatattagtGGTTGCTTAcctcatgatgatcactgactggaggtcacagttaaCCCTcctttgtatttaccacttcaGCACTTTATAGAAGACATCATGTGGAGGGAATATGAAGCTGTATAGCTTGGAGTGTATAGTACCACACCAAGCAACAAATGCTGTGGCAACCACAGGGGTGGAGCAGTaggcaaacatgcacacaggctATATGAAGCTGTTTTCTGCCATACCATGTCTACTGGCTGGTAGGAAACAGCAACTGTAGATATGTTGCTTACAGTATAAGCAGTTAACATTTCTGCCtacaaaatacacattttgaaTAAGTACTCCACTTGATGCTACCATTATAAATTAATAGAATGAAAAAATGCTTCAAAACGCTTCAAATTAACAGTTGTGCAAAGCATGCCCATGTCCATTGTAAATCTTTAATCTctgataatgtgtgtgtatgtgtgattcgTAGTGTCCGAGTGGCTGCGGTTGCTGCCTCTCTTGGGCATCCTGGCTTTGCTGGGGTATCTGACCATCCGCCCCTTCCTgcccaagaagaagaagcagagggaCAGCCTCATCAACCTGAAGATCCAGAAAGAGAACCCGAAAGTGGTCAATGAGATCGACATCGAGGacctgaacagcgcaaatgtgtGCTACTGTCGCTGCTGGCGCTCCAAAACCGTAAGTTCAGACGGATAtcagagtgagggaaagagataaGATGATTACTGCTCACTGACCTAATTACATGCGGAATGGGATTTCACcatttgtgtgaaatgtgttaATCCAAACGGGACACTGTACTGCAGTGACACAGCGAGAGAGCCCAGCTTGCATGGATATTTTTATTTGACATTGAATGAGGGAACAGAGTTATGGTTTTCAGAATACAGTAGACTTTTTATATTAGAGAAATGTATAACTGAAGCTAGTGATACTCCCTATTGATATGAAACATTCTATTATACTTGAGGATAAGGGAGAGCCTGGTGTTTCAGCCTTTCCTGTCTTTTACTGATCAGCTAATATGAAGTTGTGTTTCCTGTTTTAGTTTCCTGTATGTGACAAGTCACACATAAAGCACAACGAGCTCACTGGAGACAACGTGGGTCCGCTCATACTCAAGAAGAAGATACTATAATCCACCATTAGCCACTGATGGGActttcctctcacctcctcaaTCTTTAGTCTTCATTTCTTATCAGagtttgtattttgtgtctATTTCTAGAAAAGGGTTTGGTTCCTCTAATTGttcatatgttgttgtttttttgttggtcAAAAATGTAGGCTTGCAGAGTCTTTATTTGAAGTGGTCCTAATTTGGTCAAATACACCTTTATAAAATCAGATTTCCACACTcccatattgtgaaaatgttttttaggtTCTTTAATGATAGTGTGCAGTGACCAacgttttaattttttttttttttctatggcCTTTCAGTTGTTCATTGTTCACTTCTCTGTCTGCAGTAGTTAACTAAATGATGAACAGACATTTTCTATTCTGGCTACATAACTTTTTGTGTTGCTGTAAATTTCATTTTAGGAGTGGCTGTTAAGTCTCAGTCTTTTTGGAATTGATAACCAGTTCCAGACCGTTGGGACCACTTTGAGGAGAAAACTTGAATCATAATTGCAATGACTTTATAGTGATTTGCAGTGATACCGTATAACTTTAATAATCCGAACCCGTCGGGAAAGGGGGCAATTTTCACCACTTAAATGTTCAGTTGAATTAAATGCATTAAATACCAGGTCAGCTGGCAATCAAAATGTGACACATACAGTGCATGTCAGCTTATTCACAGTCTGCTTTAGAATTAAAAATACATCTACTTACAGGTACCAAAAAGGAAATTCCAACAATTGTGCACatttaatataatttatttttgcatCTGCATGTTTAATTCATTATGGCCATTTGGTAAAACAGTTTGTATGTCTGAGTTTTGGATAGTTCTActgtatttgttattattttgtatttcaccAACAGCTAGCCTTATTTAGCCTTCTTGCTTCTGCTTCAGATTGTCTCTCTGCATGCCAAATGTTAACATGCTGTCCACACTTGCAGGATGTGAAATATTCTCTTAAGTTATTGTGTGTATGGGAAACTACTTAATattcttaaaatgtatttcgTTCATAGCCTTAAAACCACCAgaatttgtgtgttttacaaTGTTTTGTCCATGTATTCAACTCTATCGCCTTAAAGCATTTCAAACCATGCACACTGAGCAGAATCCACTTATTACAAGACACAGTTTTAACCCCAGTGCCCCCATGGAGATTTCACAAAGTAACTTCTACACCAAAACATGTCACAATTGTGTCTGTATTCTTTTGTTAGCTTCTGTTTAGTCAGAATGGCTGTATTCAGTTGAGTTCCTGCTGTAAGTCTTTCATAATTCATCAGCAATAGATAAACAGGTCACATTGTTAGTTACATCTAtattattttcatcattatgTACAATGACTGTGCTCATGAACTTTTGTAAAATAGATAATGGCTTGAATTTGTCCGTCCCTCCTGATTTTGATATGTAACATTATAAAGGCATGATCAAGATGTTTAACTGAAGTGTGTGAGCGAGCGAATTGCAGCTCCGTGTTCATCTTTCACTATCATGACTCAGCAACTCTTTATGTAACCATGAGATAATAATAGTTCAAATGAATGACTAGATAATTTAGTACATCACTTTTTAAATTTGGCaattattacttatttttttcaaagtaaatcaAAATTGCATTCAGAATCATATTTCTACAGGTGCGCATTATTTTAAAAGACAAGCTGCTACCCAACACAAGCCCGAATCAAAGGAAAAGTTTAAAAGTTTCCTCATTAGGTAAATTGAAAGGAATAAGCAAATGCATATAACCAACAGGTATCTTTGGTAAAAGTCATTTGAGTGTTTGTGAAAATAACTCAACAGTAATACCACTCATTACA from the Centroberyx gerrardi isolate f3 chromosome 3, fCenGer3.hap1.cur.20231027, whole genome shotgun sequence genome contains:
- the cisd2 gene encoding CDGSH iron-sulfur domain-containing protein 2, producing the protein MVLETISRIIKVQLPAYLKKLPLPETIGGFARLTVSEWLRLLPLLGILALLGYLTIRPFLPKKKKQRDSLINLKIQKENPKVVNEIDIEDLNSANVCYCRCWRSKTFPVCDKSHIKHNELTGDNVGPLILKKKIL